From a region of the Pseudomonadota bacterium genome:
- the sucC gene encoding ADP-forming succinate--CoA ligase subunit beta — MKIHEFQAKQLFNAYNIPTPKGQIVTSTEEIPQAVEHAGDFPLVLKAQVHAGGRGKGGGIKIVNTVEEAIMVSSGLLGKTLVTPQTGEEGKPINHLLIEEVLHVAKELYLGITVDRIKTCVTVLASAEGGMEIEKIAAGTPEKLFTENIDPGIGLRPFQANRIFFSLGLDPALSRKMSGIILNLYRLFIDKDCSLAEINPLIVTKGGDIIALDAKINVDDNALYRHPDIASLRDLGQENPLEVEASRYNLNYIKLKGNVGCMVNGAGLAMATMDLIKHVGAAPANFLDVGGGATSQMVTEGLKILLSDTDVKVIFINIFGGILRCDTLAKGVVEAARQLEIKLPMVIRLEGTNVEPGRQIFAESGLSFTVANGMGDAAEKVAEAINSVNSE, encoded by the coding sequence ATGAAGATACATGAGTTTCAGGCAAAACAGCTCTTTAATGCTTACAATATCCCTACCCCGAAAGGCCAAATAGTCACATCCACAGAAGAAATACCCCAGGCAGTTGAACATGCAGGGGATTTCCCTCTTGTTCTTAAGGCACAGGTCCATGCAGGAGGCAGGGGCAAGGGCGGCGGGATAAAGATAGTCAATACCGTTGAAGAAGCAATAATGGTTTCATCCGGACTTCTCGGGAAAACACTGGTTACCCCGCAGACCGGCGAAGAAGGAAAACCCATAAACCACCTCCTGATCGAAGAAGTACTCCATGTTGCGAAAGAGTTATATCTGGGCATTACGGTAGACAGGATAAAGACCTGTGTCACGGTGCTGGCGAGCGCTGAAGGCGGTATGGAGATCGAAAAGATAGCAGCCGGGACCCCTGAAAAACTCTTTACCGAAAATATTGATCCCGGTATCGGATTAAGACCTTTTCAGGCGAACAGAATATTCTTTTCGTTAGGGTTAGACCCGGCACTCTCACGGAAGATGAGCGGGATTATTTTAAACCTATATCGCCTCTTCATTGATAAAGACTGCTCGCTCGCCGAGATAAATCCTCTCATTGTAACAAAAGGCGGCGACATTATTGCCCTTGATGCAAAGATTAATGTTGACGACAATGCGTTGTACCGGCATCCCGATATTGCATCCTTGAGGGATCTCGGCCAGGAGAACCCCCTGGAAGTGGAGGCGTCAAGGTATAATCTGAATTATATTAAGCTGAAAGGGAATGTGGGTTGCATGGTAAATGGAGCCGGGCTTGCCATGGCAACCATGGACCTGATAAAGCATGTTGGTGCAGCGCCGGCGAATTTTCTCGATGTCGGTGGAGGCGCTACCTCTCAGATGGTCACCGAAGGCTTGAAAATATTGCTTTCCGACACCGATGTCAAGGTGATTTTTATAAACATTTTCGGCGGTATACTCCGCTGTGATACCCTCGCTAAGGGGGTCGTTGAGGCAGCTCGCCAATTGGAGATAAAACTGCCCATGGTTATAAGGCTTGAAGGAACAAACGTAGAACCGGGCCGTCAGATATTTGCCGAATCGGGTCTCTCGTTTACTGTAGCGAATGGGATGGGGGATGCGGCGGAAAAAGTTGCGGAAGCGATTAATAGCGTGAATAGTGAATAG
- a CDS encoding 2-oxoacid:acceptor oxidoreductase family protein: MSFRYDIRLSGSGGQGLILMGIILAEAIGVYDGKYVAQTQSYGPEARGGSSKAEVVVSDEEIDYPKAMQLDLLLAMNQKSCDDYYMDLKSDGILIVDSTFVNQVPLPKAYRIPFTRIARENLKREMVANIVALGAIAKLTTIVTPRAVETAVLARVPKGTEQLNRDALKAGMAAAMKARKAVMPHMLSERVDEDT, from the coding sequence ATGAGTTTTAGATACGATATCCGTTTAAGTGGTTCAGGCGGGCAGGGATTGATTCTTATGGGGATTATCCTTGCTGAGGCAATTGGTGTTTATGATGGAAAATATGTTGCCCAGACACAAAGTTATGGCCCGGAGGCGAGAGGTGGCTCAAGCAAAGCCGAAGTAGTGGTAAGTGATGAAGAGATCGATTACCCGAAGGCCATGCAGCTCGATTTACTCCTTGCCATGAACCAGAAATCATGTGATGACTATTACATGGACCTTAAGTCGGATGGCATACTTATTGTAGATTCCACTTTTGTCAATCAGGTGCCTCTCCCGAAGGCATACAGAATTCCTTTCACAAGGATTGCCCGTGAAAATCTGAAAAGGGAGATGGTGGCTAACATCGTTGCTCTTGGAGCGATTGCAAAATTAACAACTATTGTTACGCCAAGGGCAGTGGAAACGGCTGTCCTTGCACGGGTACCGAAAGGCACAGAACAATTAAACCGCGATGCCCTGAAGGCAGGCATGGCTGCTGCAATGAAAGCCCGCAAGGCTGTAATGCCCCATATGCTGAGTGAGCGGGTAGATGAAGATACATGA
- a CDS encoding PAS domain-containing protein produces MKDESKTKRQLIDEARELRRKNAELEKSEIEHKRLAGLVIRAKKEWEYTFDSIPDLIALIDRQHRIIRINKAMANRLGLSPKEVIGKTCYESVHNAKVPPGFCPHALLLKDGNVHTAEVHEETPRRVFPGLYLSIV; encoded by the coding sequence GTGAAAGACGAAAGTAAAACAAAACGTCAACTTATCGATGAAGCAAGAGAATTACGCCGGAAGAATGCCGAGTTAGAAAAATCTGAAATTGAGCACAAAAGATTGGCTGGTCTTGTCATTCGTGCCAAAAAGGAATGGGAATATACATTTGATTCCATTCCGGATCTTATTGCACTCATTGACAGGCAGCACCGTATCATCCGGATCAACAAGGCAATGGCGAACAGACTTGGCCTTTCACCAAAGGAAGTCATTGGTAAAACGTGCTATGAATCAGTGCATAATGCTAAAGTCCCTCCCGGTTTTTGTCCCCATGCCTTGTTGCTGAAGGATGGAAATGTGCATACGGCAGAAGTTCACGAGGAGACTCCCCGAAGGGTTTTTCCTGGTCTCTATCTCTCCATTGTATGA
- a CDS encoding M48 family metalloprotease — MILKGIIPALLYVFLCASAGYAIDLGGITKYFNSAKTAAGSITKAARPISDEEEYYVGRAVAAKILGTYQLLGNIELTWYVNLVGKTITLSSDKPFTYGGYHFGVLDTDEVNAFACPGGTILITKGMIKTMRSEDELAAVLAHEVAHISKRDGIGAISSSRWTEALTVIGSEAAKTYGPSDVSKLVGIFEGSIDDVFKTLVVNGYGKSQELAADASALQYLEKSGYNPAALDDFLKHLSEIGQTSGGGITKTHPGTPDRIKNISGKLPSVTIDPQALQKRTVRFSTVLK, encoded by the coding sequence ATGATTCTAAAAGGCATCATACCCGCACTTTTGTATGTCTTCCTTTGCGCATCGGCAGGCTATGCCATTGATTTGGGAGGTATTACAAAATATTTTAATAGTGCAAAAACAGCGGCAGGGTCAATAACAAAGGCAGCACGACCCATTTCCGACGAGGAGGAGTATTATGTCGGAAGGGCAGTTGCAGCCAAAATCCTCGGAACATACCAGCTTCTTGGGAACATAGAGCTTACATGGTATGTGAATCTTGTTGGTAAAACCATAACTTTGTCGTCAGATAAGCCGTTCACATACGGTGGTTATCATTTTGGAGTACTTGATACAGATGAGGTCAATGCCTTTGCATGTCCAGGCGGCACAATACTGATTACGAAAGGCATGATAAAGACGATGAGATCAGAAGATGAGCTTGCGGCAGTCCTTGCTCATGAGGTTGCACACATCAGTAAACGCGACGGTATCGGGGCAATTTCCAGTTCACGCTGGACCGAGGCGCTCACCGTTATAGGCAGCGAAGCCGCCAAGACATACGGTCCGTCGGATGTTTCGAAGCTTGTCGGCATCTTCGAAGGAAGCATCGACGATGTCTTTAAAACCCTCGTTGTGAATGGCTACGGCAAGTCACAGGAGCTTGCTGCCGACGCATCTGCCCTGCAGTATCTCGAAAAGAGCGGATATAATCCTGCAGCCTTGGATGATTTCCTTAAACACCTTTCTGAAATCGGCCAGACATCAGGCGGAGGAATCACGAAAACTCATCCCGGAACCCCTGACAGGATCAAGAATATTTCCGGGAAGTTGCCATCTGTTACAATTGATCCCCAGGCTCTCCAGAAACGGACCGTACGATTTTCTACAGTTCTTAAATAA
- a CDS encoding nucleotidyltransferase family protein yields MASKINISKQKIEEFCQRNRIRKLALFGSVLRGDFGPKSDVDVLVEFEPEARVGFFELYDMEQALSNILGGRKVDLNTPKCLSKYFRDKV; encoded by the coding sequence ATGGCAAGCAAAATAAATATTTCGAAGCAGAAAATAGAAGAATTTTGCCAACGGAACCGCATACGGAAGCTTGCCCTTTTTGGGTCAGTATTGAGAGGCGACTTTGGTCCAAAAAGCGATGTGGATGTCCTGGTAGAATTTGAACCGGAGGCCAGAGTGGGGTTTTTTGAGCTTTACGACATGGAACAGGCATTGTCGAATATTCTTGGCGGTAGAAAAGTGGACCTGAATACCCCTAAATGCCTGAGTAAGTATTTTCGGGATAAAGTTTAA
- a CDS encoding FecR family protein has product MFSFLSRKSVLRTALLFTLLSVFLGGLPLFLEADSPTEATVTFTSGDVNTVQGSSPADEPVITGKDSNAEIVLPDKAVIRLAPDTRLTLGRNSKDIKLEQGSFLLQVPQGAVATKITTGNVSFEMSGATIMVDFTPSNYTKFIVLEGEAKTSINNRFGEWLVMGGGKMLLLPPGSRNLPEPVDVNLQQLVQTSTLVNLRGDYRKGPDVSPLNISSINDAASDQQKTLLSGDLIKTNLVMLSGSQLLIASDTLLQTLENRTYERWFETRTSDPLTVNQGSPFTLDSTNTINTAGTITKNGALAGTGAIYQNYQGDTDQGGFANYVFGSQENAFERDTIGFNNRFSSRSPISTFLFSDLAVQGAFSVLRPAGMPDTLTLASRKGIAISQPVQISSLLNNLSLIASNGSININKSITASIAPKSSAELAMESQSKGQYVGVDNWQARNPLPAGTVVVNTTDYAYGTLTSAASEYLAPDATRDAAKTGGVVNARTYNYAVQVGPYRNMTNNPPLTPFQYSKYVARYEVTRPLPIAYSAVENNPQFGSGLTSGQPTDQYRALFNRSDLVRLGYLKIITYDANDPSSSRDAEIKPFSDYATTYISNSELENKVKEVWQTEMAKKSPEKQAEAQQLIDEAKAVQDMTTNRNPSTGDGTAGSTTTRSYQEFFAYARGAGSDLNIAANQSVSGFGRVTMAAEGNININGEIAGAENFYGIGSNNIKVADGGLIEVFTDNRLTGGGTIDLSAQNKIEISGRVQASATPQNYFNQWQKAGGITLNSMNADPNSIAIDITSTGQILALINSASYTKSDAGRSKVELTSAGGKIQIDGLTIAGENYGKNIVADYGDLNIVNNGIKGIIDILAGAGLQADILKIGALGTEGVLNIYAGSKMDANTQIKLFGGQLSGGAVIFGGSGTVNLTSPAVLISADKVQVNTGVLVNTGTVSANVYANKNYWNAAQGGSPGASLQYNGSWSTTPNKKGSPLNPAGNF; this is encoded by the coding sequence ATGTTTTCTTTTCTTAGCAGGAAGTCTGTTCTCCGTACCGCCTTGCTATTCACCTTACTTTCGGTCTTTTTGGGAGGATTACCCCTTTTCCTTGAGGCAGATTCCCCGACCGAAGCGACGGTGACATTCACGAGCGGGGACGTAAATACAGTACAAGGTTCATCACCCGCTGACGAACCCGTCATTACCGGAAAAGACTCCAACGCGGAAATTGTTCTCCCGGATAAAGCAGTCATACGGCTTGCCCCTGATACACGACTTACCCTCGGCCGGAATAGCAAGGATATCAAGCTTGAACAAGGGTCATTCCTGTTGCAGGTGCCGCAGGGCGCTGTCGCCACAAAGATAACAACCGGGAACGTCTCGTTTGAGATGTCCGGTGCAACAATCATGGTGGATTTTACCCCCTCCAACTATACAAAATTCATCGTTCTCGAAGGAGAGGCAAAGACATCCATAAACAACAGGTTTGGCGAGTGGCTGGTGATGGGAGGCGGCAAGATGCTTCTGTTGCCTCCAGGGTCACGAAACCTGCCCGAACCGGTGGATGTAAACCTGCAACAACTCGTACAGACATCAACCCTTGTGAATCTGCGTGGAGACTACCGGAAGGGTCCGGATGTCTCTCCGCTTAATATAAGCAGCATTAATGACGCAGCCTCTGATCAGCAAAAAACCTTACTATCGGGCGATCTGATAAAAACCAACCTTGTTATGCTCTCCGGAAGCCAACTGCTCATCGCTTCGGATACCCTGCTGCAAACACTCGAAAACAGAACATATGAACGCTGGTTTGAAACACGCACATCCGACCCGCTTACAGTAAATCAGGGTTCGCCATTTACCCTTGATTCCACCAATACCATCAATACAGCCGGCACAATAACAAAAAACGGCGCCCTTGCGGGCACAGGCGCAATCTATCAGAACTATCAGGGAGATACAGACCAGGGAGGGTTTGCCAACTATGTGTTCGGGAGCCAGGAGAATGCCTTCGAAAGGGATACCATCGGCTTTAACAACCGGTTCTCATCCAGATCCCCCATCAGCACATTTCTCTTCAGCGACCTTGCAGTTCAGGGGGCCTTCAGCGTTTTAAGACCTGCCGGCATGCCCGATACGCTCACACTTGCTTCCCGAAAAGGCATCGCCATTTCGCAACCTGTCCAGATATCTTCTTTATTGAACAATCTGAGTCTTATTGCATCGAATGGTTCAATAAATATCAATAAATCAATTACTGCCTCCATTGCCCCGAAATCATCGGCTGAACTCGCAATGGAAAGCCAGTCAAAGGGACAGTATGTTGGCGTGGATAACTGGCAGGCACGTAATCCGTTACCGGCCGGAACAGTGGTAGTCAATACTACAGATTATGCATACGGCACCCTCACGTCGGCAGCGTCTGAATATCTTGCACCCGACGCAACGAGAGACGCAGCCAAGACCGGTGGCGTGGTAAATGCGAGGACATACAATTATGCCGTCCAGGTGGGACCATACAGAAATATGACAAACAATCCTCCGTTAACACCATTTCAATACAGTAAATATGTTGCCCGTTATGAAGTTACCCGCCCTCTGCCGATAGCTTACTCTGCAGTTGAAAATAATCCACAATTCGGCTCGGGGCTTACAAGCGGTCAACCCACAGACCAATACCGGGCACTCTTCAACCGCTCCGACCTTGTGCGCCTCGGATATCTCAAGATTATCACTTATGATGCCAATGATCCCAGCAGCAGTCGCGACGCTGAAATAAAACCCTTTTCGGATTACGCCACAACGTATATTTCAAACTCCGAACTCGAAAACAAGGTAAAGGAAGTCTGGCAAACGGAAATGGCAAAGAAGTCACCTGAAAAACAGGCTGAAGCGCAGCAGCTCATTGATGAGGCAAAAGCAGTGCAGGACATGACCACCAACCGGAACCCGTCAACCGGCGATGGCACGGCAGGCAGCACCACAACGAGGTCCTATCAGGAATTCTTTGCATATGCACGCGGCGCAGGGAGCGACCTGAATATTGCTGCCAACCAGAGCGTAAGCGGGTTCGGCAGGGTCACGATGGCGGCGGAAGGGAATATCAATATTAATGGAGAGATTGCTGGTGCAGAAAATTTTTACGGTATCGGATCAAACAATATAAAGGTTGCCGATGGAGGATTGATCGAGGTATTTACCGATAACCGCCTGACAGGCGGCGGCACCATTGACCTTTCTGCGCAGAACAAGATAGAGATTTCCGGCAGGGTTCAGGCAAGCGCTACCCCCCAGAATTATTTTAACCAGTGGCAAAAAGCAGGGGGAATAACCTTGAACAGCATGAATGCAGACCCGAACTCAATCGCTATCGATATTACGAGCACCGGGCAGATCCTTGCACTGATTAATTCGGCTTCATATACAAAATCCGATGCCGGCCGGTCGAAGGTTGAGCTCACCTCGGCAGGCGGGAAAATACAGATTGACGGCCTCACGATTGCCGGGGAAAATTACGGGAAAAATATCGTCGCTGACTATGGCGACCTCAATATAGTCAATAATGGCATAAAAGGGATTATCGATATCCTGGCCGGCGCGGGGCTTCAGGCGGACATCCTGAAAATAGGCGCCCTTGGCACTGAAGGGGTGCTCAATATCTATGCCGGAAGCAAGATGGATGCAAACACTCAGATAAAATTATTTGGCGGGCAGCTTTCCGGTGGGGCGGTTATATTCGGAGGCAGCGGCACGGTAAACCTCACATCTCCTGCTGTCCTCATCAGCGCAGACAAGGTTCAGGTCAATACTGGTGTTCTTGTCAATACTGGTACTGTATCAGCAAATGTGTATGCGAATAAAAACTACTGGAATGCCGCACAGGGAGGCAGTCCGGGTGCTTCGTTGCAATACAACGGCTCATGGTCAACAACACCAAATAAAAAGGGATCTCCGCTGAATCCGGCAGGTAATTTTTAG
- a CDS encoding DnaJ domain-containing protein produces MSSSIKKYFQILGVSQRAQLEEVKQAYRDLVNVWHPDRFPDNDRLKNKATEKLKEINVAYEELLSFYEQKNVPEDIYGDVSRSATETVVKPPPFPAGCESPASRENRLWVWKIALFLVLLIIIIIAAFYMAFRKEKAGRPVPPAISIPDQPKVSVPDDTAPLSEKSSIRKKPHAETTRIFKKSMQAKPKEFFTVGSTKDEVLAVQGTPTRISGNRWNYGFSYVDFENERVIKWYSSEHDPLKIEAEP; encoded by the coding sequence TTGAGTTCTTCAATTAAAAAATATTTTCAAATTCTTGGCGTTTCTCAACGCGCTCAGCTTGAAGAAGTTAAACAGGCTTACAGAGACCTCGTCAATGTATGGCATCCGGACCGGTTTCCCGACAACGACCGCTTGAAGAATAAAGCAACGGAGAAGCTCAAAGAGATAAACGTTGCCTATGAAGAGCTTCTATCTTTCTATGAACAAAAAAACGTCCCTGAAGACATTTATGGTGATGTTTCGAGGTCGGCCACGGAAACCGTTGTCAAGCCACCTCCTTTTCCTGCGGGGTGTGAATCGCCTGCTTCCAGAGAAAACAGATTGTGGGTGTGGAAGATAGCATTATTCCTTGTCCTGTTAATTATCATTATCATTGCAGCATTCTACATGGCTTTCCGGAAAGAGAAGGCCGGCCGGCCTGTTCCACCCGCCATTTCGATACCGGACCAGCCGAAGGTTTCTGTCCCTGATGATACCGCTCCGTTGTCAGAAAAATCTTCCATCCGGAAGAAACCCCATGCCGAAACAACAAGAATCTTTAAGAAGAGTATGCAGGCAAAACCAAAAGAGTTTTTTACCGTAGGCTCAACAAAAGACGAGGTGCTGGCTGTTCAGGGAACCCCGACCCGAATATCGGGAAACAGATGGAACTATGGGTTCTCCTATGTCGATTTCGAAAACGAAAGGGTGATAAAGTGGTATAGCAGCGAGCATGATCCGCTTAAAATTGAGGCGGAACCCTGA
- the sucD gene encoding succinate--CoA ligase subunit alpha has translation MSIIVDKHTRLVVQGITGNEGAFHTRQMVEYGTDVVGGVTPGKGSQKFEGIPVFNTVKAAVDATGANASAIFVPPPFAADAILEAVEAGIEVVVCLTEGIPTIDMITVRHYMKDRKAVLIGPNTPGIISPGKCKIGVMAGYIHKEGSIGIISRSGTLTYEVVDQLTKRGIGQSTCVGIGGDPVIGLKYVDLLEMFENDKDTDAIVIIGEIGGQAEEYAAEYFKKYMKKPVVAFIAGVTAPPGRRMGHAGAIISGGVGDAATKIRTLETAGITVVKSPAEIGQTVASVIRRCK, from the coding sequence ATGAGCATTATAGTTGATAAACATACACGATTGGTTGTTCAGGGTATAACCGGCAACGAGGGTGCATTCCATACACGGCAGATGGTGGAGTATGGAACGGATGTCGTTGGAGGGGTTACTCCTGGCAAGGGTTCGCAAAAGTTCGAAGGTATTCCCGTTTTTAATACAGTAAAGGCAGCGGTTGATGCTACTGGCGCCAATGCATCGGCAATTTTTGTGCCGCCCCCGTTTGCCGCTGATGCCATTCTGGAAGCAGTTGAAGCAGGCATAGAGGTTGTTGTCTGTCTCACAGAAGGCATTCCAACCATCGATATGATTACTGTAAGGCATTACATGAAGGACAGGAAGGCTGTCCTCATAGGCCCCAATACACCGGGCATCATCTCTCCCGGTAAGTGCAAAATTGGTGTTATGGCAGGGTACATTCATAAAGAGGGCAGTATAGGGATTATTTCCCGAAGCGGCACCTTAACCTATGAAGTGGTAGACCAGCTTACGAAACGCGGGATAGGACAATCAACCTGTGTAGGCATAGGAGGAGATCCTGTTATTGGTCTCAAATATGTTGACCTTCTCGAGATGTTTGAAAATGATAAAGATACCGATGCTATTGTGATTATCGGTGAAATTGGCGGCCAGGCTGAAGAATACGCTGCCGAATATTTCAAAAAATACATGAAAAAACCGGTTGTGGCATTTATTGCAGGGGTAACCGCACCGCCGGGAAGACGTATGGGCCATGCAGGGGCAATTATATCCGGTGGGGTAGGGGACGCTGCCACAAAGATAAGGACACTCGAAACGGCGGGCATCACAGTTGTAAAAAGCCCTGCCGAGATAGGGCAGACGGTGGCAAGCGTAATTCGCCGATGCAAGTGA
- a CDS encoding CHASE2 domain-containing protein, protein MIKQLQTKARIRNIIILTIVVFCVSFLLYSANALHLFELKVFDLYSRLLNPLRSSGDTVIIEVDQKSIDALSREGINWPWPRQMYSPIIEYLSEADAVLVDVLYTEPSSYGQEDDVIFADAIRKASNVYLPFFLSKNPKDTSLEDMMFVKTHSIGEATGTSSPYRSVIVPLDVLRAHIKGTGNIAISPDEDGVYRKIPLFFQFQNRIVPNHIFSCLVKQGKLQVLHNKACLRNTPVPLVDGKVLLRYYRDRRPFQVFSAVDILNAAVGKDPTKSMPISKEYFKGRTVFVGFTAAGLYDLKPTSVSPVSTGVYINATLFDNLRDGSFMRPVNPVFVVLSMFSIVLLLSVFVLYNHSFIKNLAMFLGIFALVFGITALLFLNTHYFPVVYPVAALIIGFISAVTFSYASEGKERLFIRKTFSQYMDKTLVDYVLQNPDIIKPGGKKLRVTVFFADIAGFTTISENNSPENTAMMLHTVLDALTEVVISEKGVIDKYIGDCIMAFWGAPLHTENDEINACQAGLNCFAALRRINAKFEEQGIPPIFIRIGIHSGDAIAGNLGSTRLFDYTVVGDTVNLASRLESVNKVFRTNIIVSEKTMDRTNNSFVFRELGLIAVKGKSEPIRIYELISEKGNAGPEVKEKIDLFREALAYHENGKFNNAIRLLDLLLERYPDDGPALFYKERCEGLLKNIPLTKPWNVLKMTEK, encoded by the coding sequence ATGATAAAACAACTTCAGACAAAGGCCCGTATCCGCAACATTATTATTCTTACAATTGTAGTTTTTTGCGTTTCCTTTCTATTATATTCTGCGAATGCGCTTCACCTCTTTGAGCTGAAGGTTTTTGACCTTTATTCGCGTCTGCTCAATCCTCTTCGCTCATCCGGTGATACTGTTATTATTGAAGTGGATCAAAAAAGTATTGATGCATTGAGCAGAGAAGGAATCAACTGGCCCTGGCCAAGGCAGATGTACTCTCCCATTATAGAGTATCTGTCTGAGGCGGATGCCGTTCTTGTTGATGTCCTTTACACCGAACCATCATCCTACGGACAGGAAGACGATGTAATATTTGCAGATGCAATCAGGAAGGCATCAAATGTGTATCTCCCGTTTTTCCTCTCCAAAAACCCGAAGGACACGTCGCTTGAAGACATGATGTTCGTGAAGACACACTCCATAGGTGAAGCAACTGGTACGTCTTCACCATACCGCTCAGTTATTGTTCCACTGGACGTCTTGAGGGCACATATAAAAGGAACCGGGAATATCGCGATCAGTCCCGATGAAGATGGTGTCTACCGGAAAATACCCCTTTTTTTTCAGTTTCAGAACAGGATAGTGCCGAATCATATCTTCTCTTGTTTAGTCAAGCAGGGAAAGTTGCAGGTATTGCACAACAAAGCGTGTTTGCGCAACACGCCTGTTCCGCTTGTTGATGGAAAGGTGCTGCTGCGTTATTACAGGGATCGCAGGCCATTTCAAGTCTTTTCAGCGGTTGATATTCTGAATGCTGCAGTTGGCAAGGACCCAACGAAGTCTATGCCTATTAGCAAAGAGTATTTCAAGGGCAGAACTGTGTTCGTCGGGTTTACCGCCGCAGGACTCTATGATTTGAAGCCTACATCCGTATCCCCGGTATCAACAGGTGTGTATATTAATGCTACCCTCTTTGACAACCTCCGGGATGGGAGTTTCATGAGGCCCGTAAATCCTGTTTTTGTTGTTCTGAGCATGTTTTCTATTGTCTTGTTACTCTCAGTTTTTGTCTTGTATAATCATTCTTTTATCAAAAATCTTGCCATGTTTCTTGGAATATTTGCATTAGTATTTGGAATAACCGCCCTGTTATTTTTGAATACCCATTATTTTCCTGTTGTTTATCCGGTAGCTGCCCTCATCATAGGTTTCATCTCTGCCGTAACCTTCAGTTACGCCTCTGAGGGAAAAGAACGTCTTTTCATAAGAAAGACTTTCTCGCAGTATATGGATAAGACGCTTGTTGACTATGTTTTGCAAAACCCTGACATAATCAAGCCAGGTGGGAAAAAATTACGGGTGACTGTCTTTTTTGCAGATATCGCCGGCTTCACGACCATCTCCGAAAATAACTCCCCTGAAAATACTGCCATGATGCTTCATACTGTCCTTGACGCATTGACAGAGGTGGTAATCAGTGAAAAAGGGGTTATTGATAAATATATCGGGGACTGTATCATGGCGTTTTGGGGCGCCCCTCTTCATACTGAAAATGATGAAATCAATGCATGTCAGGCTGGCCTCAACTGTTTTGCGGCGCTCAGGAGAATAAATGCAAAGTTTGAAGAGCAAGGTATTCCCCCTATCTTCATCAGAATAGGGATACATTCCGGCGATGCCATTGCGGGCAACCTTGGAAGTACAAGGCTATTTGACTATACGGTAGTTGGAGATACCGTAAACCTTGCATCGAGACTTGAGTCGGTCAACAAGGTTTTTCGCACAAATATCATTGTCAGTGAAAAAACGATGGATAGGACTAACAACTCTTTTGTTTTCAGGGAACTTGGTCTCATTGCCGTCAAAGGGAAGAGCGAGCCGATTCGTATTTATGAACTTATATCGGAAAAAGGTAATGCAGGACCGGAAGTTAAAGAAAAAATTGACCTGTTTCGCGAGGCTTTGGCTTACCACGAGAATGGCAAATTTAACAATGCCATCAGGCTGTTGGATTTGTTGTTGGAGCGTTATCCGGATGATGGTCCGGCATTGTTCTATAAGGAGAGGTGTGAGGGTCTTCTGAAAAATATTCCTTTGACAAAACCTTGGAATGTTCTTAAAATGACTGAAAAATGA